Below is a window of Paremcibacter congregatus DNA.
CGATATCCTTACGGCCTGCGGCCGCCCTATTCGCCCTCTGCATGGCATCGACTGCACTGATCAGCGGCATGCCCGCCTTTGCCGCTGCCAGCGCGACAACGCCGCCGCCCGAAAAAGTCAAACTTCCAGAAGCCTCGACGGAAATCGTTCCTCTGACTACAAACGCCATCCCTTTGAGCCATAATGATAAAAACCTTGTTCAGGTGGGAAAACTACACTATATGGGCGGCTTAAAAATCACCAGCACCACCAGCCATTTTGGCGGCATATCCGGCTTTGAAGTCAGCCGTGACGGCCGTCAGTTGCTCGGCATATCTGACAGCAGCCGCTGGTGGATCGCCGATATTGAATATGATCAGAAAGACCGTCTGGTCGACTTGAAAAACGGTCGCATGGCCAAACTTAAAAATATAAAAGACCAAAAAGAATCTTTCGCCCAGGATGCCGAAGCCGTCACCGCAGTCGCCGGCGCCGGTTATGTTGTGTCCTTTGAAAGCCCGCACAGTCTGCAATATTTTCAGGCGCAAAAGCCAGATCACTATGCCTCTCTTCTGACCGCGGACGCCCAGAAAATTTCTTTCGCCCCCGACCTGCCAGAATCCTATGCCACCCTTCCGGCCAATCAGGGCATCGAAGCCCTGACC
It encodes the following:
- a CDS encoding esterase-like activity of phytase family protein, with product MKTISLRPAAALFALCMASTALISGMPAFAAASATTPPPEKVKLPEASTEIVPLTTNAIPLSHNDKNLVQVGKLHYMGGLKITSTTSHFGGISGFEVSRDGRQLLGISDSSRWWIADIEYDQKDRLVDLKNGRMAKLKNIKDQKESFAQDAEAVTAVAGAGYVVSFESPHSLQYFQAQKPDHYASLLTADAQKISFAPDLPESYATLPANQGIEALTTLADGRMLAFSENTVPHGERTLAQGWLIGHGKITDLSYDINPAYRPTDMATLPNGDILVLERHFSIAQGMAARLTRLPAMAIKTGEIIKGELIAELAFPLNMDNMEALAVRQNAQGEIFVYIMSDDNYNRMQRNLLMMFRLDG